The following coding sequences lie in one Candidatus Nitrospira allomarina genomic window:
- a CDS encoding methyl-accepting chemotaxis protein, giving the protein MQRLSIGPKFLLILVTLAVGLLVCSLGVIYQQEFGRLQMILEEQGKIIQAQIEVTRAYIAKNYVGKLKQSSLGSNLHVSRDHEQDPDAIPFPATAIQEIGQELGVVGVYQARFVSDQPMNPANAPKDSFEQKALERIKNGAKSVSEIETINGVPTFRRASADVATVEACVSCHGGKKLGDVLGVLSLSIPITQDKEAMVSSMLHSGMLMIGIIVIFLSAVYWLVGRLVLQPLHALMGTSRAIAQGEGDLTKRVSVGKGFDEIVELSHDLDSFIEKMRLAVSSVKHVTNRLVGSTVQLSTTSDEVVQAAEGQNARVMQSVSTVEEVTRIAGEVAQSSTEAARIAQETATAARSGQEEMNQTVMGMQQISQAVVQAANIIATLGRSSDQIGEIVSVIEDIADQTNLLALNAAIEAARAGEQGRGFAVVADEVRKLAERTTKATKEIGDKIRQIQKDTRSAVSSMDQGTSQVGHGVALANKTGEALANIHSMINATVGKIQQIANATEEQSTATRQIASDLEFMTQTTRQTTSGVFQSAKACHDLRLLAGDLQKLVGSMKV; this is encoded by the coding sequence ATGCAGCGTTTAAGTATCGGTCCTAAATTCCTATTAATTCTGGTGACGCTAGCCGTCGGATTGCTTGTCTGTAGCCTAGGGGTAATTTACCAACAAGAATTTGGCCGGTTGCAGATGATTTTGGAAGAACAAGGAAAGATTATTCAAGCACAAATTGAAGTCACGAGAGCCTATATTGCCAAAAATTATGTGGGAAAATTAAAGCAATCGTCCTTGGGCTCCAATCTGCATGTGTCTCGTGATCATGAGCAAGATCCCGATGCCATTCCTTTTCCCGCCACTGCCATACAGGAAATCGGCCAGGAGTTAGGGGTGGTGGGGGTGTATCAGGCACGGTTCGTCAGCGATCAGCCGATGAATCCCGCCAATGCCCCGAAAGATAGCTTTGAACAAAAGGCTCTTGAGCGAATTAAGAATGGAGCGAAAAGTGTCAGTGAAATTGAGACGATCAACGGGGTTCCCACTTTTCGACGGGCGAGCGCAGATGTAGCTACCGTCGAAGCTTGTGTAAGTTGTCATGGCGGGAAAAAATTGGGAGATGTGCTAGGGGTGTTGTCCCTTTCAATTCCGATAACGCAGGACAAAGAGGCGATGGTCAGTTCGATGCTCCATTCAGGGATGTTGATGATCGGGATCATCGTCATTTTCCTGAGTGCAGTGTACTGGCTGGTTGGTCGGCTTGTCCTGCAACCTCTTCACGCCTTAATGGGCACCTCTCGTGCCATTGCACAGGGCGAAGGTGATCTGACGAAACGAGTGTCAGTTGGAAAGGGGTTTGATGAAATCGTGGAACTCAGTCACGATCTCGATTCGTTTATTGAAAAGATGCGTTTGGCGGTGTCGTCTGTCAAGCATGTGACCAACCGTCTTGTGGGTTCCACTGTTCAGCTTTCCACGACGTCGGATGAAGTGGTTCAGGCTGCTGAAGGGCAAAATGCTCGCGTGATGCAGTCGGTTTCCACGGTGGAGGAAGTGACAAGAATTGCGGGAGAAGTCGCGCAAAGTTCCACAGAAGCGGCACGGATTGCTCAGGAAACAGCTACAGCCGCACGAAGTGGACAGGAAGAAATGAACCAAACCGTGATGGGCATGCAACAAATTTCTCAGGCGGTGGTGCAGGCCGCCAATATTATTGCCACACTCGGAAGGTCTTCTGACCAAATTGGAGAAATCGTGAGCGTGATTGAAGATATTGCGGATCAGACCAATTTATTGGCACTCAATGCGGCCATTGAGGCTGCGCGGGCGGGTGAACAAGGGCGAGGGTTCGCTGTGGTTGCCGATGAAGTACGGAAATTAGCAGAACGGACAACCAAGGCGACTAAAGAAATTGGAGATAAGATCCGGCAGATTCAGAAAGATACACGAAGTGCTGTTTCGTCCATGGATCAAGGTACAAGCCAGGTCGGCCATGGGGTGGCGTTGGCCAATAAAACCGGAGAGGCCTTAGCAAACATTCATTCAATGATTAATGCTACGGTGGGAAAGATTCAACAAATTGCCAATGCTACAGAAGAGCAATCCACGGCAACGCGACAGATTGCCAGCGATTTAGAATTTATGACCCAAACCACCCGTCAGACAACCAGTGGAGTTTTTCAGTCGGCCAAAGCTTGTCATGACTTGCGACTGTTGGCCGGGGATCTTCAGAAGTTGGTCGGATCAATGAAAGTGTAA
- a CDS encoding rod-binding protein — protein sequence MIADMIPMDMTGLSHSVTTGRIDRVEDSVRRGELLGASQEFESYFLSYLMKVMRETVPKGEFTANPMGEMYYSFYDEEIGKRAAQAGGFGLSAYVLDTVARNEDLTRSPTSGPPFLKS from the coding sequence ATGATAGCTGACATGATCCCTATGGATATGACGGGTCTCTCACACTCCGTCACCACTGGGAGGATAGATCGGGTGGAAGATTCCGTTCGTCGGGGAGAATTACTGGGTGCGAGTCAGGAATTCGAATCCTATTTTTTGTCCTATCTGATGAAGGTGATGCGAGAGACGGTCCCCAAAGGCGAGTTCACAGCCAACCCCATGGGGGAAATGTATTATTCCTTTTATGACGAAGAAATTGGCAAACGTGCCGCTCAGGCGGGAGGGTTTGGCCTTTCTGCGTATGTGTTGGACACGGTGGCCAGGAATGAAGACCTCACACGTTCTCCCACCTCAGGTCCCCCTTTTTTGAAATCTTGA
- a CDS encoding methyl-accepting chemotaxis protein: protein MMKPTWNVGITTKLVWILVFFSLIPLSVQVYSLFQTAEVLKQEVGVQYQELAEVIVEKIHLYLAERAADAQILSRNTMSGLTGQLGQAVSPSYELVQVLNAYVQATGMYSLVQVVDLDGHLIAVNDHDAEGLPLQTEELYGKNYQSTPWFRALKQLGERARPTEPSSRSNASQEVFVESVMLDRDVQALFPRESGLTIGLSVPLYAQGRVVGYGSHRMKFSRIEAFFQEAYQDLKKSGFPHAELILQDDQGMTLLEYAPAVYGTEEVPHDFENVVFKANLAQLGLDAAQSAVQGQSGNARNFHPGKQTNQVIGFSPMSGGARSLGLHWSVLVQVPEDEAFSHVRSLTNKTLLEMLVGLLVVVPIGILMGRKVVSRLKPVWEVAAKASKGDLTHRVPVKTQDELGQMGLALNNLLDELSRMLLQTRNVAHSLSQASVQLSSVGHQVVQASQSQVHQATQVASAVEEMSATAEDMARHTQALASTATGVNDSAVRGGDVVVSSIHGMESVSSRIQESAGRIQKLGQRSKDIGDIIGVIEDIAEQTNLLALNAAIEAARAGDQGRGFAVVADEVRKLAERTGKATKEIATVIESVQAGTHEAVRSMEAGTDEAHSGMALAREAGNRLTEIVQGVQRVVDMIQHFAESTKQQSAVSGQISSSIQQVAQLSQDNESHIQGVATATKQFAALAEDLQTSLSRFTLKR, encoded by the coding sequence ATGATGAAGCCGACGTGGAATGTAGGCATTACAACAAAATTAGTCTGGATTCTCGTGTTTTTTTCGTTGATTCCTCTGAGTGTTCAGGTTTATTCATTGTTTCAGACTGCAGAGGTTTTGAAACAGGAGGTTGGAGTTCAATATCAAGAGCTGGCAGAGGTGATTGTTGAAAAAATTCACCTCTATCTTGCTGAGCGCGCTGCGGATGCTCAAATTCTGAGTCGGAATACCATGTCTGGCCTTACGGGGCAATTGGGACAAGCTGTGAGTCCCTCATACGAATTAGTGCAGGTCTTGAATGCGTATGTTCAGGCAACCGGGATGTATTCTCTGGTTCAAGTGGTTGATCTGGATGGTCACCTGATTGCGGTGAATGATCATGATGCAGAAGGCTTGCCTCTTCAGACGGAAGAGCTGTATGGAAAAAATTATCAATCGACCCCGTGGTTTCGGGCCCTCAAACAGCTCGGAGAGAGGGCTCGCCCTACAGAGCCTTCTTCGAGAAGCAATGCGAGCCAAGAGGTTTTTGTGGAAAGCGTCATGCTAGATCGGGATGTGCAGGCACTCTTTCCCCGAGAGAGTGGTTTGACGATTGGGCTCTCGGTTCCTCTCTATGCTCAGGGCCGAGTGGTTGGGTATGGAAGCCATCGTATGAAGTTTTCAAGGATTGAAGCTTTTTTTCAAGAGGCATACCAGGATTTAAAAAAATCCGGGTTTCCCCATGCGGAACTTATCCTGCAGGATGACCAAGGTATGACGCTGCTGGAATATGCCCCGGCTGTCTATGGAACTGAAGAAGTGCCTCACGATTTCGAGAATGTGGTGTTTAAGGCCAATCTGGCTCAGTTGGGACTTGATGCCGCACAATCGGCTGTCCAGGGCCAATCCGGAAACGCCAGGAATTTTCATCCCGGGAAACAGACGAATCAAGTCATTGGTTTTAGTCCGATGTCCGGGGGAGCCCGATCCTTGGGGCTTCATTGGTCGGTGTTGGTGCAGGTTCCAGAGGATGAAGCTTTCAGTCATGTCAGAAGTCTGACGAACAAAACGTTGTTGGAGATGCTGGTGGGTCTTCTCGTGGTGGTCCCCATTGGGATTCTCATGGGAAGAAAAGTCGTGAGCCGATTGAAACCTGTGTGGGAAGTGGCGGCGAAAGCCTCGAAGGGGGATTTGACTCACCGGGTTCCCGTGAAGACTCAAGACGAACTCGGACAAATGGGGTTGGCTCTGAATAACTTGTTGGATGAATTAAGTCGGATGCTCTTGCAAACCCGGAACGTCGCTCACTCCCTGTCTCAGGCGTCGGTCCAGTTGTCATCGGTTGGTCATCAGGTCGTTCAGGCCAGTCAATCACAAGTACACCAAGCCACTCAGGTGGCTTCGGCGGTTGAAGAAATGTCTGCCACTGCCGAGGATATGGCCCGTCACACGCAGGCCCTGGCATCGACGGCCACAGGAGTCAATGATTCAGCCGTCCGGGGTGGAGATGTTGTGGTCTCTTCTATTCATGGGATGGAATCGGTTTCAAGCCGCATACAGGAATCCGCCGGCCGTATTCAGAAATTAGGACAACGCTCCAAGGATATCGGGGACATTATTGGAGTCATTGAAGATATTGCGGAACAGACGAATCTGTTGGCGCTCAATGCGGCCATTGAAGCTGCCAGGGCAGGAGACCAGGGACGAGGGTTTGCTGTAGTCGCAGATGAGGTTCGGAAACTCGCCGAGCGAACGGGGAAGGCGACAAAGGAAATTGCAACGGTCATCGAATCGGTACAGGCTGGGACTCATGAAGCGGTTCGTTCGATGGAAGCAGGAACGGACGAAGCGCATTCCGGAATGGCGCTGGCCAGAGAAGCCGGAAATCGATTGACGGAAATTGTGCAAGGGGTTCAACGGGTGGTGGATATGATTCAACATTTTGCCGAATCCACGAAGCAACAGTCTGCGGTTTCAGGGCAAATCTCTTCGAGTATTCAACAGGTGGCGCAACTCAGCCAGGATAATGAAAGCCACATTCAGGGAGTGGCGACGGCCACCAAGCAGTTTGCGGCATTGGCGGAAGACCTTCAGACATCTCTTAGTCGCTTTACGCTAAAAAGGTAA
- the flgG gene encoding flagellar basal-body rod protein FlgG yields MIRAMHTASTGMFAQQLNIDTIANNLANVNTTGFKRSRAEFADLLYQISRLPGASASNVGVFPVGMQVGLGVRPVTVAKEYVQGSLKQTTNPLDLAIEGVGFFQVTRPDGTTMYTRAGSFKQDSTGNVVSGDGDQLIPSITIPSGALQVDIGQDGTVSALLPGVSQATQVGQIQLVRFDNPSGLIAQGNNLFSESSSSGPAQQGTPGFSTGFGNIQQGFLEISNVNIADEMVNMIIAQRAYELNAKAIQASDDMMQVVNGLRR; encoded by the coding sequence ATGATTCGAGCGATGCATACCGCATCAACAGGCATGTTTGCCCAACAACTCAATATTGACACGATTGCGAACAATCTCGCCAATGTGAATACGACAGGCTTTAAAAGAAGTCGCGCAGAATTTGCGGATCTTCTTTATCAAATTTCCCGTTTGCCTGGAGCGAGTGCTTCGAATGTTGGAGTCTTTCCTGTGGGGATGCAGGTCGGGTTAGGTGTGAGGCCGGTCACCGTGGCGAAGGAGTATGTGCAAGGAAGTCTCAAGCAAACCACGAATCCGTTGGATTTGGCGATAGAAGGGGTGGGATTTTTTCAAGTCACACGCCCGGATGGGACCACGATGTATACGCGGGCTGGATCCTTTAAACAAGACAGTACGGGTAATGTGGTTTCGGGTGACGGCGATCAACTCATCCCGAGCATTACCATTCCGTCCGGAGCACTCCAAGTGGATATTGGGCAGGATGGAACGGTGTCCGCGTTGCTGCCCGGGGTGTCCCAAGCCACCCAGGTTGGGCAAATCCAATTGGTCCGATTTGACAATCCGTCTGGCTTGATTGCGCAAGGCAATAATTTATTTTCAGAGAGTTCCTCTTCTGGTCCTGCACAACAGGGAACACCGGGTTTTTCAACCGGCTTTGGAAATATACAGCAAGGATTTCTTGAAATATCTAATGTGAATATTGCCGATGAAATGGTCAATATGATCATTGCTCAACGGGCCTATGAACTGAATGCGAAAGCCATTCAGGCATCGGACGATATGATGCAGGTTGTGAACGGACTCAGACGTTAG
- a CDS encoding flagellar basal body L-ring protein FlgH, with translation MSNDVLRAKSWAWGVLLLAVVVSGFGCAKEKTMRQVEAESYLLEKSPPSSMGSLWDPGNGRAYMFEDRRAGRIGDIVVVQIVEQHKGSKKANTKADRDSSLSAGVSGGLFGINTLSQKFAEYFNIDAGTSHEFEGDGSTSREDTLTGTIAANVIEVFPNGDLRIRGKREVTVNSEKQTMTIKGIVRRIDLDTQNMVLSSKVADAEISYTGLGVVDDVQRPGWATRIFDWLTPF, from the coding sequence TTGAGCAATGACGTGTTGAGGGCGAAGTCCTGGGCGTGGGGAGTCCTGCTGCTGGCAGTCGTGGTTAGCGGGTTCGGCTGCGCCAAGGAAAAGACCATGAGACAGGTTGAAGCTGAGTCGTATCTTCTTGAAAAGAGTCCGCCATCCTCCATGGGGTCTCTCTGGGACCCCGGGAACGGACGAGCGTACATGTTTGAAGATAGGCGAGCGGGTCGAATCGGGGACATTGTCGTGGTGCAAATTGTCGAACAACACAAGGGTTCCAAAAAAGCCAACACGAAAGCAGACCGGGATTCCAGCCTGTCAGCTGGAGTAAGCGGGGGACTCTTCGGGATTAACACCCTCAGCCAGAAGTTTGCAGAATATTTCAATATTGATGCTGGAACTTCCCATGAATTTGAGGGCGACGGATCGACGAGCCGGGAAGATACCTTGACGGGCACCATTGCCGCCAATGTCATTGAAGTCTTTCCCAACGGTGACCTCCGGATTCGGGGGAAGCGGGAGGTCACGGTTAATAGTGAAAAGCAAACAATGACCATTAAGGGCATTGTCCGCCGGATCGATCTGGATACGCAGAACATGGTGTTGTCATCCAAAGTTGCCGATGCAGAAATTTCCTATACCGGATTAGGAGTGGTGGATGATGTTCAGAGACCGGGGTGGGCCACCAGGATTTTTGACTGGTTGACGCCGTTTTAA
- a CDS encoding flagellar biosynthesis anti-sigma factor FlgM codes for MTIRGLDPSGELGKLFFHVQAKNLQTQEASPPSATQRPSSADPVDLSVLAQEIRDYSTRVAQVPELREEKIRRIKEVLEAGAQLATSSQVADALTRETILNELGSK; via the coding sequence ATGACCATACGGGGCCTTGATCCCAGTGGAGAGCTGGGGAAACTATTTTTTCACGTCCAAGCTAAAAACCTTCAGACGCAGGAGGCCAGCCCGCCAAGTGCCACCCAGCGTCCTTCGTCTGCTGACCCTGTTGATCTTTCCGTTTTGGCCCAGGAAATACGCGACTATTCCACTCGAGTGGCGCAGGTTCCTGAGCTGAGAGAGGAGAAAATCAGGCGTATTAAGGAGGTATTGGAGGCGGGGGCACAATTGGCAACCTCCAGTCAGGTGGCCGATGCCTTGACCCGAGAGACGATTCTGAACGAGCTGGGCTCAAAATAA
- the flgA gene encoding flagellar basal body P-ring formation chaperone FlgA, which produces MILLGLFLCGNGLGTLGGMSWAEGPVSSTPVRPDSQSLDGRDFERVILAELKRRYGRSQHQVSFRVLFPKQGVEVPNGKIHLEIGDWSGGGRTGRRAFRVGIFVNKQFLRTVNVVGEVKAQVEVATPIRWLKPKEVVTGEDLSVMLVDAPSLTHDFILDLDEVIGKQVLRPLPPRQPIRKIMLDYPPMIHKGDRVMIEVRGDGLLVQTVGIAKAAGKKGETIPVKNQTSGREVLGTVLASGLVEVGF; this is translated from the coding sequence ATGATATTACTGGGGTTGTTCCTGTGCGGGAATGGGTTGGGGACACTTGGAGGAATGTCCTGGGCGGAGGGACCAGTCTCATCAACACCTGTTCGTCCGGATAGTCAGTCGTTGGATGGAAGAGATTTCGAACGGGTGATCCTGGCGGAACTGAAGCGCCGCTATGGACGTTCGCAGCACCAGGTGTCGTTTCGGGTATTGTTTCCCAAGCAAGGGGTTGAGGTTCCCAACGGAAAAATCCACCTTGAGATTGGAGATTGGTCAGGGGGCGGGAGGACAGGACGACGTGCCTTTCGAGTTGGGATTTTTGTGAATAAGCAATTTCTCCGAACGGTGAATGTTGTGGGGGAAGTGAAAGCCCAAGTCGAAGTGGCGACACCAATACGTTGGTTGAAACCCAAAGAGGTTGTGACCGGCGAGGACCTGTCTGTGATGCTGGTGGATGCCCCTTCATTGACACATGATTTTATTCTTGATCTTGACGAAGTGATAGGGAAACAGGTCTTACGCCCATTGCCACCAAGACAACCGATTCGAAAAATTATGTTGGACTATCCGCCGATGATTCATAAAGGCGATCGGGTGATGATTGAGGTCAGGGGTGATGGTTTGCTAGTTCAAACCGTAGGAATAGCCAAAGCGGCTGGTAAAAAAGGAGAAACCATTCCTGTCAAAAATCAGACATCGGGCCGGGAGGTGTTAGGTACCGTCTTGGCATCGGGACTCGTGGAGGTTGGATTTTGA
- a CDS encoding chemotaxis protein CheW, producing MQNTLTKVLPRDDFEEDSGVVLQVVSFQLGDEVFAIDILVVQEIIRMLDITQVPNAPHYVEGVVNLRGKVIPIINLRVRFGLSGTEPTKDTRIVVVEIAHMILGFIVDSVEEVLRLSEECIEPPPPTSRGGAEECHKGVGRVNGCLVLLLDLERLFSNRSFV from the coding sequence ATGCAGAATACTTTGACGAAGGTATTACCTCGTGATGATTTTGAGGAAGACAGTGGAGTGGTTCTCCAAGTGGTGAGTTTTCAGTTGGGGGACGAAGTCTTTGCCATTGATATCCTGGTGGTTCAGGAAATTATTCGTATGCTTGATATTACCCAGGTTCCGAATGCCCCTCATTATGTGGAAGGGGTGGTAAATCTGCGTGGAAAAGTCATCCCCATTATCAATCTTCGGGTTCGCTTTGGTCTGTCCGGGACTGAACCCACCAAGGATACTCGAATTGTGGTCGTGGAAATCGCGCATATGATTTTAGGATTTATCGTTGATTCCGTCGAAGAAGTCTTACGCCTGTCTGAAGAATGTATTGAACCCCCACCTCCCACTAGTCGAGGAGGAGCTGAAGAATGTCATAAAGGGGTAGGGCGGGTGAATGGGTGCCTGGTGTTGTTGCTGGACCTTGAACGGTTGTTTAGTAATCGGTCCTTTGTATAA
- a CDS encoding flagellar motor protein: MDILSVLGILLSLGAIVGGQHLEGGHLSSILQGTAFLIVMGGTLGAVMLQFPLPIFLKALSSASMVFGNVSVDMKGIIAKIVELSNISRKQGLLALEGQIKTLTDPLMAKGVQLVVDGTEPHKIKEILEVEVEIFEEEFGTTSKVYEAFGGYAPCVGIIGAVLGLIHVMENLADPSALGGGIAVAFVATVYGVGAANLLFLPMGNKIKLKAKTLIIAKIMVIEGLVSVAQGENPRMIEEKLSGFLSSADKNKK; the protein is encoded by the coding sequence ATGGATATTTTATCGGTATTGGGCATCCTTCTTTCACTGGGTGCCATTGTAGGCGGACAACATCTGGAGGGGGGGCATTTAAGCTCCATTCTTCAAGGGACGGCCTTTTTGATTGTGATGGGAGGTACATTAGGCGCGGTGATGCTGCAATTCCCGCTTCCAATTTTTCTGAAAGCTCTTTCCAGTGCAAGCATGGTGTTTGGAAATGTGAGTGTGGATATGAAGGGCATTATTGCCAAGATTGTGGAGTTATCAAATATCAGCAGAAAACAGGGACTCTTGGCCCTGGAAGGACAAATTAAAACGTTGACGGATCCGTTAATGGCCAAAGGGGTGCAGTTGGTGGTCGATGGGACGGAGCCGCACAAAATAAAGGAAATCCTTGAAGTGGAAGTCGAAATTTTTGAAGAAGAATTTGGCACGACGAGCAAGGTCTATGAAGCCTTTGGAGGATATGCGCCGTGCGTGGGGATTATTGGCGCCGTACTTGGTCTGATTCATGTGATGGAAAACTTGGCCGATCCTTCAGCATTGGGTGGCGGGATCGCGGTTGCATTTGTGGCCACGGTCTATGGGGTGGGAGCTGCCAACCTCTTGTTTCTTCCTATGGGTAATAAAATCAAGTTAAAGGCTAAGACCTTGATCATTGCGAAAATTATGGTAATTGAAGGCCTGGTGTCCGTGGCCCAAGGGGAGAATCCACGAATGATTGAGGAGAAGTTGAGTGGATTTCTTTCCTCGGCGGATAAAAATAAAAAGTAA
- a CDS encoding flagellar basal body P-ring protein FlgI has product MVSASAVILPGEIQAARIKDIASIEGVRENQLVGYGLIVGLDRTGDSVVGGQFTAQAIISMLNTMGLKLNIDPIQLLTKNTASVMVTAKLPPFARPGMKLDVQVSSMANAKSLRGGTLLLTPLKAANQQVYAVAQGPLSTSGFEAGAGGTTVKKNQQSGGIIPGGAIVERAVDVDMQAWEKFSLTMHQADFITALRVSEAINAHLGDGVASAVNSGQIHVGIPERFQGKIVQMIAAVEGLDVNVDVLAKVVVNERTGTIVMGEHVRLARMAISHGDLTIKVGTQFNVSQPETAFLGRGAQGAGRTVVTPDVQTDVQEEDGRVIQVDSSVTLGDLVKALNSLGVTPLDLVAVLTAAKAAGALQADLELI; this is encoded by the coding sequence ATGGTCAGTGCGAGTGCGGTCATCCTACCGGGAGAAATTCAGGCGGCCCGCATCAAAGATATCGCCTCCATTGAAGGCGTGCGTGAAAACCAGTTAGTCGGGTATGGCTTGATTGTTGGTCTAGACCGGACCGGAGATTCGGTCGTCGGTGGTCAATTTACGGCACAAGCCATTATTTCCATGTTGAATACCATGGGGCTCAAACTCAATATTGATCCCATTCAATTATTAACTAAAAATACCGCGTCTGTGATGGTGACCGCCAAATTGCCGCCGTTCGCGAGACCCGGCATGAAATTGGATGTGCAGGTCTCCTCCATGGCCAATGCCAAAAGTCTGCGAGGGGGAACGTTGTTGTTGACGCCGCTGAAAGCAGCCAATCAACAGGTGTATGCTGTCGCCCAAGGGCCACTCTCCACATCGGGATTTGAAGCTGGTGCTGGAGGGACCACAGTGAAGAAAAATCAACAATCCGGGGGGATTATTCCTGGTGGAGCGATTGTCGAACGAGCGGTGGATGTGGACATGCAAGCGTGGGAGAAATTTTCTTTGACCATGCATCAGGCTGATTTCATCACGGCATTGCGGGTGTCTGAAGCCATTAATGCTCATCTTGGGGATGGTGTGGCCTCGGCTGTCAATTCCGGACAGATTCACGTGGGGATTCCCGAACGGTTTCAGGGCAAGATAGTCCAAATGATTGCTGCGGTTGAAGGGCTGGATGTGAATGTGGACGTCCTGGCCAAGGTTGTGGTGAACGAACGAACGGGAACGATTGTCATGGGTGAACATGTCCGGTTGGCGAGGATGGCTATTTCCCATGGCGATCTCACGATCAAGGTGGGAACGCAGTTTAATGTCTCCCAACCAGAGACTGCCTTTCTTGGGCGGGGAGCACAGGGTGCCGGTAGAACTGTCGTGACTCCGGATGTCCAAACCGATGTGCAAGAAGAGGATGGTCGAGTCATTCAAGTAGACAGTTCCGTGACGCTTGGGGATTTGGTCAAGGCGTTGAATTCATTAGGTGTTACTCCTCTCGATTTGGTCGCCGTACTAACGGCGGCAAAGGCTGCAGGTGCCCTTCAGGCCGACTTGGAGTTAATCTAG
- a CDS encoding flagellar hook-basal body protein, producing the protein MNRGIYPPLAGAITLEHRMEVLSHNIGNVNTTGFKKDKPVFATILGQTSGPSVAGIDLFPLMDALPPDRSQGTLYQTGEPLDIGLEGEGFLVAQTSDGLRYYRGGKLYRNANGNLVTHTGDPLMGKKGPITLPPGEIVIGADGTLSVNNQVVDKFRLEKIPDGQETAKVGNLFWTVPAQIVPDKQTTVHQGMLEQSNVNPSLDMVELIKVTREYEQMQKAIKAMDELAAQAIQAGRVQG; encoded by the coding sequence ATGAACCGAGGTATCTATCCGCCCTTAGCCGGGGCGATCACGCTTGAACACCGCATGGAAGTCCTTTCTCATAATATTGGGAATGTGAATACGACAGGATTTAAAAAAGATAAGCCGGTTTTCGCAACCATCCTGGGACAAACCTCAGGGCCTTCCGTGGCCGGAATAGATTTGTTTCCCCTGATGGATGCGCTTCCCCCTGACCGATCGCAAGGCACCTTGTATCAGACTGGGGAACCGTTAGATATAGGGCTGGAGGGCGAGGGATTTCTGGTCGCCCAAACATCAGATGGATTGCGGTATTACCGTGGCGGAAAATTGTATCGAAATGCAAACGGAAACTTAGTGACCCATACCGGGGATCCCCTTATGGGAAAGAAAGGGCCCATTACCCTTCCTCCTGGTGAGATCGTGATTGGCGCTGATGGAACACTTTCCGTCAATAATCAGGTTGTAGACAAGTTTCGGTTGGAAAAGATTCCCGATGGCCAAGAAACGGCCAAGGTGGGCAATTTGTTCTGGACCGTTCCGGCTCAGATCGTTCCGGATAAGCAGACAACGGTGCATCAAGGCATGTTGGAACAATCCAATGTCAATCCGTCCCTGGATATGGTCGAGTTGATCAAAGTGACCAGAGAATACGAACAAATGCAAAAAGCGATTAAAGCCATGGATGAACTAGCCGCCCAAGCCATACAAGCAGGCCGGGTTCAAGGGTAA
- a CDS encoding flagellar motor protein MotB, with amino-acid sequence MKKKHEEHENHERWLVSYADFITLLFAFFVVMYSVSSVNEGKFKVLSESLVSSFNNKKTVGELSIVNLPINKNIPIQVKAKSSSTENAKAFLSVANAITAANIPQGVQITTTERGLNIRIKDDALFKSGSARLNPQIIEFIDLLAGLVKELPNRISVEGHTDNQPIRSTLYPSNWDLSTARANTLVRYLIDQHHLADYRLSSTGYAGTRPVELNDTPQGQASNRRVELIVLRDSRSDTESSHPYLP; translated from the coding sequence GTGAAGAAAAAACACGAGGAACACGAAAATCATGAACGATGGCTGGTCTCGTATGCGGATTTTATTACCTTGCTGTTTGCCTTTTTTGTGGTGATGTATTCAGTCTCGTCTGTCAATGAAGGGAAGTTCAAGGTCCTAAGCGAATCACTGGTGAGCTCCTTTAACAACAAAAAGACAGTAGGGGAACTTTCAATTGTGAATCTTCCCATAAACAAAAATATCCCCATTCAGGTAAAAGCGAAATCTTCTTCAACGGAAAATGCCAAGGCCTTTCTAAGTGTGGCCAATGCCATTACTGCAGCGAACATTCCTCAAGGGGTGCAAATCACCACGACGGAACGTGGGTTGAATATTCGGATTAAAGACGATGCGTTATTTAAAAGTGGAAGTGCCAGGCTGAATCCACAAATCATAGAATTTATCGATCTCCTTGCCGGACTCGTCAAAGAGTTGCCCAATCGCATTTCCGTTGAAGGGCATACGGATAATCAACCGATTCGATCGACTCTGTATCCCTCGAATTGGGATCTTTCTACTGCCAGGGCCAACACCTTAGTCCGCTATTTGATCGACCAGCATCATCTTGCTGATTACCGATTGTCTTCAACCGGCTATGCAGGGACCCGTCCTGTTGAGTTAAATGATACACCACAGGGACAAGCCTCTAACCGTCGGGTAGAACTCATTGTGCTGAGGGATTCCCGTTCCGACACCGAATCCTCCCACCCCTACCTTCCCTAG